AGGGAAGCCCCAGGAGATGTCCCAGGGCCCGAATGGCCTCCTTGCGCAGCCTTTCCACGAAGAGACTCTCCGGCTCGGGACCAAAAAGGAATTCCTGGAGCTGACGGGCCGAAACCAGGGCCGCCCGGGCCGAGAAACTCACCTCCGTAAACACGAGAGGGGTCCTCGGGGAATAGACCTCCTCACCGCAAACCCCCAGGACGAAGTCCACCTCCGGAGAAAGGGAACGCAGAAAGTCGGCCAGGTAGGGAGCAAAGAACTTGCGCAGCCGGGGATGAAAGGCCGCAGCCGGTGGGGGAACCGGACGGGTCAGTTCCACCTGCACGCGCCAGAAATCCGAAAGCTCCTGAAGCAACCGTTCAAGCCAGGGGCCGAAGACCCGTCCGATGGGCACCACCAGAATGCGCCGCATGTCTTTAGTTTAGATCAGAATCAGAAAAAGGAAAAGAAACTCCGTCACCTCACAGAGGGCCCCCAGGAGATCACCGGTAAGTCCCCCGAAGACCCTCCGGAAGTAGGCATTAAGGGCGAGAAGCACGAAAAACAGCACCGCGGCGGGGAACCGGAAGAACCAGAAGAGCAGAAGGAAAAGTCCGAGGAAGACGGGGAGGGCCCTCTGCCGGGCGACGGAGGAGAAGAAGAGCGCCCCCAGACCCTCCTTTCTGGCCGCCTTTCCCAGAAGCGGCCCGGAAAGAAGGGCCCACCTTCCGAAAAGGGGTTTCCAGAAAACCACCCCCGGAAGGCCCCTCTCGAGGACCCCCTTCAGAAAAAGCCACTGACCCAGGAGGAAAAGGGTTCCGAAGAGGAGGCCGAGGGCTCCCACCTCCGGGCTTTTGAGGATCCGGAGGCGCCTTTCCCGGGAACCTCCGGCGGAGAGGGCGTCCAGGGTGTCCACCAGACCGTCGAAGTGAAAGTAATTGGCCAGCGAGTACTGGAGGAGCATAATCCCGAAGGCGGCAACATCCGGCCCGAGACGGGGCTCGAGAAAACGGACCGCAAGGAAGTTCAGGGTTCCCAGAAAAGCTCCCACCAGGGGAAGGTAGAGCACGGACTCGGCCGGTCGAAACTCGCGCGACCTTACCGGAAATCGGGTGAAGAAGGAGAAGGCCGTGGCCAGGGCGGAGAGTTCATCCCTGAGTCTCAAACTCGCGCCCCCTGGTGACCCCGGCGTCCTCGAAGGTGGCCATCTCACGGTAGATGCGCAGGGCGGTCTCGATGATCATGGAGGCCAGCGCCGCCCCAGTCCCCTCCCCCAGGCGCAGATCCAGATCCACTATCGGGCGAAGGCCCAGTTTCAGGATGGCCGGACGGGCTCCGTTTTCCGCGGACACATGCCCGCAGAACACGAACTCCTCGAGGCCGGGAGCCAGGGCCCGGGCCACGAGAAAACCCGCAAGCGAGATAAACCCGTCCATAACCACCGGGACGCGGTTTGCGGCCCCGCCCAGAAAGAGCCCGGCGATGGCTCCGATCTCCGCCCCGCCGAAGGCCGCCAGGGCCTCAACGGGATCCTTCGGACGATGAAGCTCAAGGGCCCGGCGCACCACCTCCACCTTGCGTCTGAGGCCCCGGTCGTCCACCCCCGTGCCTCTTCCCACGATCCTTTCCGGTGGTTCCCCCAAGAAGTGACAGATCAGACAGGCCGAGGGCGTGGTGTTTCCTATACCCATGTCCCCGGGGATGAGGAGCCGAACCCCCTCCCGGGCGGCCTCTTCCGCGAGCTCCATTCCCACGCGGATGGCCTCCTCGGCCTCCGCTCTCGTCATGGCCGGTTCTCTGGCCAGATTGCGGGTGCCGG
The window above is part of the Thermosulfurimonas sp. F29 genome. Proteins encoded here:
- a CDS encoding archaemetzincin; its protein translation is MRRILVVPIGRVFGPWLERLLQELSDFWRVQVELTRPVPPPAAAFHPRLRKFFAPYLADFLRSLSPEVDFVLGVCGEEVYSPRTPLVFTEVSFSARAALVSARQLQEFLFGPEPESLFVERLRKEAIRALGHLLGLPSCPNPRCVMHPPSSLMELDLKGTDFCPECQTRLRLAQVRRGEVRLIL
- a CDS encoding adenosylcobinamide-GDP ribazoletransferase, with the protein product MRLRDELSALATAFSFFTRFPVRSREFRPAESVLYLPLVGAFLGTLNFLAVRFLEPRLGPDVAAFGIMLLQYSLANYFHFDGLVDTLDALSAGGSRERRLRILKSPEVGALGLLFGTLFLLGQWLFLKGVLERGLPGVVFWKPLFGRWALLSGPLLGKAARKEGLGALFFSSVARQRALPVFLGLFLLLFWFFRFPAAVLFFVLLALNAYFRRVFGGLTGDLLGALCEVTEFLFLFLILI
- the cobT gene encoding nicotinate-nucleotide--dimethylbenzimidazole phosphoribosyltransferase, which produces MEIRLPELDRAHYEEASRRLDFKTKPRGSLGYLEEIARRYVMITGDLDPELPLRKRVYVFAGDHGVVEEGVSTYPQEVTRQMIYNFLSGGAGINVIARQAGAEVFVVDVGVAGEVEAPGLVKRKVVSGTRNLAREPAMTRAEAEEAIRVGMELAEEAAREGVRLLIPGDMGIGNTTPSACLICHFLGEPPERIVGRGTGVDDRGLRRKVEVVRRALELHRPKDPVEALAAFGGAEIGAIAGLFLGGAANRVPVVMDGFISLAGFLVARALAPGLEEFVFCGHVSAENGARPAILKLGLRPIVDLDLRLGEGTGAALASMIIETALRIYREMATFEDAGVTRGREFETQG